Proteins encoded by one window of Cylindrospermum stagnale PCC 7417:
- a CDS encoding heme oxygenase (biliverdin-producing): protein MSSNLAIKLRSGTQQAHTEAENVGFMKCFLKGVVDKDCFAKFLANFYYIYSELEAAIATHKEHPVISRVYFPELNRQASLEQDMVFYYGNDWLHQIAPSTAAQAYINRIREISANTPTLLLGHSYTRYMGDLSGGQMLQKIAQSTLKLSGYEGTSFYNFEQIPDKKAFKDKYRQALDAIPIDDAAAEKIVAEANNAFQLNLQMAQELEESLIKALGQVLFDSLTRPHNPGSTEVTTAN from the coding sequence ATGAGTAGTAATCTAGCCATCAAACTGCGCTCTGGTACCCAACAAGCTCATACAGAGGCAGAAAACGTGGGATTCATGAAATGTTTTCTCAAAGGAGTTGTAGATAAAGACTGCTTCGCTAAGTTTTTAGCCAATTTTTACTATATCTACAGCGAACTAGAAGCAGCAATTGCAACTCACAAAGAGCATCCCGTAATTAGTCGAGTTTATTTCCCCGAACTCAACCGCCAAGCCTCTCTAGAGCAAGATATGGTATTCTATTATGGAAATGATTGGCTTCATCAAATCGCACCCTCAACCGCTGCCCAAGCCTACATCAACCGCATTCGAGAAATCTCTGCCAATACACCTACCTTATTACTAGGTCATAGCTACACTCGCTACATGGGCGACCTTTCAGGGGGTCAGATGTTACAAAAAATTGCTCAGTCAACCCTGAAGTTGTCTGGCTACGAAGGCACATCCTTTTATAATTTTGAGCAAATTCCTGATAAGAAAGCATTTAAAGATAAGTATCGTCAGGCATTAGACGCTATACCTATCGATGATGCAGCAGCAGAAAAAATCGTAGCAGAAGCAAACAATGCCTTCCAGCTTAATTTACAGATGGCTCAGGAATTAGAGGAAAGTTTAATCAAGGCTCTTGGTCAAGTTTTATTTGATAGCTTAACTCGCCCTCATAACCCTGGTAGCACTGAAGTAACTACTGCTAATTAA
- the hemN gene encoding oxygen-independent coproporphyrinogen III oxidase — protein sequence MVFLLPGVKFDLDLIQKYDTRAPRYTSYPPATELSETFTATDFQAAIAASNQRKSPLSLYFHIPFCQSACYFCGCNTVISNNKNIAKPYLEHLVQEIKNTTALIDPNRKVLQVHWGGGTPNYLEPDQVEFLWNNITRHFNIDPQAEVSIEINPRYVDRNYILFLRKLGFNRISFGIQDFNPEVQVAVNRIQPEEMLFDAMSWIKEAKFESVNVDLIYGLPHQTLQTFRETVQKTIALDPDRIVVFNFAYVPWLKPVQKNIPLEALPPAQEKLEILKMTIEELTDNQYLFIGMDHFAKINDELAIAQRNGTLKRNFQGYTTHAETELFGFGATSISMLEDAYAQNHKQLKDYYQAVVAGIIPTSKGVNLTQDDIIRRDAIMSIMSHFHLCKSDIENKYHISFDEYFSQELEELIPLVADGLVSLSTNDIQITDIGRLLVRNIAVIFDTHTRMRETKFSRAI from the coding sequence ATGGTTTTTCTATTACCTGGTGTTAAGTTCGATCTGGATCTGATTCAAAAGTATGATACCCGTGCTCCCAGATACACCAGCTATCCACCCGCTACAGAATTAAGCGAAACATTCACCGCAACTGACTTTCAAGCCGCAATCGCCGCCTCTAATCAACGGAAATCTCCCTTATCTTTGTATTTCCACATTCCTTTTTGTCAGAGTGCTTGCTACTTCTGCGGCTGTAATACCGTAATTTCCAATAACAAGAATATTGCCAAACCTTACTTAGAGCATTTGGTTCAAGAAATTAAGAACACCACAGCCTTAATTGATCCAAACAGGAAAGTGCTTCAAGTTCACTGGGGTGGCGGTACACCTAATTATTTGGAACCTGACCAGGTAGAATTTTTGTGGAACAACATCACTCGTCACTTCAATATTGATCCACAAGCAGAAGTTTCTATTGAAATTAATCCCCGTTATGTCGATAGAAACTACATTTTATTTCTCAGAAAACTAGGGTTTAACCGCATTAGTTTTGGCATCCAAGATTTTAACCCCGAAGTGCAAGTGGCGGTGAATCGCATCCAGCCAGAAGAAATGCTCTTTGATGCCATGAGTTGGATCAAAGAAGCCAAATTTGAAAGTGTGAATGTAGACTTAATTTATGGTCTACCCCATCAAACTCTCCAGACTTTTCGGGAAACTGTGCAAAAGACTATCGCCTTAGATCCTGACCGGATTGTGGTGTTTAACTTTGCCTATGTACCGTGGCTAAAACCTGTGCAAAAAAATATTCCTCTAGAGGCGCTACCCCCAGCACAGGAAAAATTAGAAATTCTGAAAATGACCATTGAAGAGTTAACCGATAACCAATATCTATTTATTGGGATGGATCATTTTGCCAAAATTAATGATGAATTAGCGATCGCACAACGTAATGGCACTCTGAAGCGCAACTTTCAAGGCTACACCACCCATGCAGAAACAGAACTTTTTGGCTTCGGTGCCACATCCATCAGTATGCTAGAAGATGCGTATGCCCAAAACCACAAGCAATTAAAAGATTATTATCAAGCAGTGGTGGCAGGTATAATCCCAACTAGCAAAGGCGTCAACTTGACTCAGGATGACATCATCAGACGAGATGCCATTATGTCCATTATGTCTCACTTTCATTTATGTAAATCAGACATAGAAAACAAATACCACATCAGTTTTGATGAGTATTTCTCCCAGGAGTTAGAAGAATTAATTCCGCTAGTAGCTGATGGACTTGTGAGTTTATCAACCAACGACATCCAGATTACAGATATTGGCAGATTGTTGGTGAGAAATATTGCCGTCATCTTCGACACTCATACTAGAATGAGAGAGACAAAATTCTCCCGTGCAATTTGA
- a CDS encoding glutaredoxin family protein: MRLILYSKPGCHLCEGLQEKLEQIQNIAFELEIRDITTREDWFGLYQYEVPVLFLSNRQDAKNAKEEVIEELLPRPSPRASVQQLEKMLSKYLSK, from the coding sequence ATGCGATTAATTTTATACAGTAAACCTGGTTGTCATCTGTGCGAAGGCTTGCAGGAAAAGCTGGAACAAATCCAAAATATTGCTTTTGAGTTGGAAATTCGGGATATTACCACCCGTGAGGATTGGTTCGGTCTGTATCAGTATGAGGTGCCGGTTTTGTTTTTATCGAACCGCCAAGACGCCAAGAACGCCAAGGAAGAGGTGATTGAGGAACTTTTGCCGCGTCCTTCTCCCCGTGCTAGTGTGCAGCAGTTGGAGAAAATGTTGTCTAAGTATTTATCCAAATAG
- a CDS encoding NblA/ycf18 family protein: MNQPLKLSLEQEFSLRTFADQVQQMSREQAQAFLVKLYEQMMIQEKTYQQMLKQEWRLDSGAVSG; the protein is encoded by the coding sequence ATGAATCAGCCCTTAAAATTATCTTTAGAACAAGAATTTAGCCTCAGAACGTTTGCTGACCAAGTGCAGCAGATGTCCCGTGAACAAGCCCAGGCATTTTTGGTCAAGCTGTACGAGCAGATGATGATTCAGGAAAAGACGTATCAGCAAATGCTGAAGCAAGAGTGGAGACTTGATTCAGGTGCAGTCTCTGGGTAA
- a CDS encoding DICT sensory domain-containing protein, whose protein sequence is MNFSLAHDLSVYQLALGGQTPLQSLTLNPATLLALVRAQIDLLIEQQIDATLWVKLPPGNIWHSELWRYQSSMGVSGIIYSCQTGSRRREPDKEQESNDCLPAYSSISVQLLPNSQLQREYFLMILSPQFCSLILAKRILNNSKNHTSPRENINKKTSLLAINTVEGKIIQRVLTGINQAQAPESPPIVPADFICPSVPEPTLMNQLFVKQLQRQEEMNRQIMTRRIAKLQQRNQSQQKQEHLKDEYLINVCQELRTPLTHIKTALSLLNSPNLKPPQRQRYLQMVNNQCDRQNSLITGLLDLLDLERNIEETKLELVRLCDIVPGVVSTYQPVAQEKGIMLAYTVPTELPAIWCVSGRLRQIVINLLHNSMKFTPNGGQVWVRARLQGDDVQLEFRDTGIGIAENEIPKIFNRFYRVRTGSTEDASGAGLGLTIVEQLLRRSGGSISVKSKLYEGSTFTVHLATVSEKLEVIAAEHEL, encoded by the coding sequence ATGAATTTTTCTCTGGCTCATGATCTGTCCGTTTATCAGCTAGCTCTTGGTGGGCAAACTCCTCTCCAATCATTAACTCTCAATCCTGCTACTCTACTGGCGCTGGTGAGGGCACAAATTGACTTACTAATTGAGCAGCAGATTGACGCCACTTTATGGGTAAAGCTACCACCGGGAAATATTTGGCACTCAGAATTATGGCGTTATCAATCCTCAATGGGTGTTTCTGGGATCATCTATAGTTGCCAAACTGGTTCGAGAAGGAGAGAGCCAGACAAGGAACAAGAAAGTAATGATTGTCTCCCCGCTTATTCCAGTATTAGCGTGCAGTTACTACCAAATAGCCAACTGCAACGGGAATACTTTTTGATGATTTTATCGCCCCAGTTTTGTAGTTTGATTTTAGCTAAACGGATTCTCAACAACTCTAAAAATCACACATCACCTAGAGAAAATATCAACAAAAAAACATCGTTGTTGGCAATAAATACTGTTGAAGGAAAAATCATTCAGCGAGTATTAACCGGCATCAATCAGGCGCAAGCTCCAGAATCACCGCCAATTGTACCTGCTGATTTTATTTGCCCCAGTGTACCCGAGCCAACACTGATGAATCAGTTGTTCGTAAAGCAACTCCAGCGGCAGGAGGAAATGAATCGGCAAATCATGACTAGGCGCATCGCCAAATTGCAGCAGCGAAATCAAAGTCAGCAAAAGCAAGAACATCTTAAGGATGAATACTTAATCAATGTGTGTCAGGAGTTGCGTACGCCATTAACTCACATAAAAACAGCACTGTCGTTGTTGAACTCCCCTAATCTGAAACCGCCCCAGCGACAACGTTATTTACAGATGGTAAATAACCAGTGCGATCGCCAAAATTCTCTGATTACTGGACTGTTGGATCTGCTGGATCTAGAGCGAAATATAGAAGAGACAAAATTGGAGTTGGTACGCCTCTGTGACATAGTGCCAGGGGTCGTCAGTACCTACCAACCTGTAGCCCAAGAAAAAGGCATCATGCTAGCTTACACCGTCCCCACTGAACTACCAGCTATTTGGTGTGTGAGTGGTAGACTGCGGCAGATCGTCATTAATTTGCTGCATAACAGCATGAAGTTTACCCCCAATGGTGGCCAAGTGTGGGTGCGTGCGCGTCTTCAAGGCGATGATGTGCAATTGGAATTCCGCGACACAGGTATCGGTATTGCCGAAAACGAGATTCCCAAAATCTTTAACCGCTTTTATCGTGTGCGTACAGGATCAACAGAAGACGCTAGCGGTGCTGGGTTAGGATTAACAATCGTGGAACAACTGCTGAGGCGTAGCGGTGGTTCTATTTCCGTAAAAAGTAAACTATATGAAGGTTCTACCTTTACAGTACACTTGGCAACCGTCTCCGAGAAACTAGAGGTGATTGCTGCCGAGCATGAATTATGA
- a CDS encoding UDP-N-acetylmuramoyl-L-alanyl-D-glutamate--2,6-diaminopimelate ligase: MNLRELLAAVDGVEELAGLADAEVLGLKTNSHACGVGDLFIGMPGTRVDGGEFWPSALASGAVAAIVSQEAIAKNHPTPEAVVISASNMNTACAQIAGAFYGYPGKKLKLVGVTGTNGKTTTTHLIEFLLTKANLATALMGTLYTRWPGFEQTAVHTTPFAVELQQQLGEAVNAGCKFGVMEVSSHALAQGRVLGCPFEVGVFSNLTQDHLDYHSDMEDYFAAKALLFSPDYLQGRAIINADDVYGQRLIGSLSRERVWSYSVNDAKADLWMSDLSYQPHGVSGKLHTPKGDVAFRSPLVGQFNLENLLAAVGAVLHLGLDLELVASVISEFPGVPGRMERVQISETQEISVIVDYAHTPDSLENLLKAARPFIPGKMICVFGCGGDRDRTKRPLMGKIAAELADVAVVTSDNPRTEDPEKILQDVLAGIPATIQPTVICERAIAIRTAILQAKPGDGVLLAGKGHEDYQILGTEKIHFDDREHAREALQARIQG; the protein is encoded by the coding sequence ATGAATTTGCGGGAATTACTAGCGGCGGTAGATGGTGTTGAAGAGTTGGCTGGTTTGGCGGATGCGGAAGTTTTGGGGTTGAAGACTAATTCCCATGCCTGCGGTGTGGGTGATTTGTTTATTGGAATGCCGGGAACTAGGGTAGATGGTGGGGAGTTTTGGCCGAGTGCTTTAGCATCGGGTGCGGTAGCGGCCATTGTCTCGCAGGAAGCGATCGCTAAAAATCATCCCACACCTGAGGCTGTTGTCATCAGCGCTAGCAACATGAATACAGCTTGCGCCCAGATAGCAGGGGCTTTTTACGGTTATCCAGGGAAGAAACTCAAATTGGTGGGTGTGACGGGTACAAATGGCAAAACTACCACTACTCACCTGATTGAATTTCTCCTCACCAAAGCTAATCTAGCTACAGCTTTGATGGGAACTCTCTACACTCGTTGGCCTGGTTTTGAACAAACTGCTGTCCACACGACACCGTTTGCTGTGGAACTGCAACAACAGCTAGGAGAAGCTGTAAATGCTGGTTGTAAGTTTGGGGTGATGGAAGTTAGTTCCCACGCTTTAGCCCAAGGTCGGGTGTTGGGTTGTCCTTTTGAGGTGGGGGTGTTTAGCAATCTCACCCAAGACCATCTCGACTATCACAGCGATATGGAAGATTATTTTGCCGCTAAAGCGTTGTTGTTTAGCCCTGATTATCTCCAAGGACGGGCGATAATTAATGCTGATGACGTTTACGGTCAGCGGTTAATTGGGTCGTTGAGTCGAGAACGGGTTTGGAGTTACAGTGTCAACGATGCCAAAGCTGACTTGTGGATGAGTGACTTGAGTTATCAGCCTCATGGTGTCAGCGGTAAACTGCATACACCAAAGGGTGATGTGGCTTTTCGTTCACCTTTGGTTGGTCAATTTAATTTAGAGAATCTTTTGGCAGCGGTGGGCGCAGTTTTACATTTAGGGCTAGATTTGGAGTTAGTAGCCTCTGTGATTTCTGAGTTTCCCGGCGTTCCTGGAAGGATGGAACGGGTGCAGATTAGTGAAACGCAAGAAATCAGCGTGATTGTGGATTATGCTCACACACCGGATAGTTTGGAAAATTTGCTCAAAGCTGCACGTCCGTTTATTCCTGGGAAGATGATTTGCGTGTTTGGTTGCGGAGGCGATCGCGATCGCACCAAGCGCCCACTCATGGGAAAGATCGCCGCCGAATTAGCAGATGTGGCAGTGGTGACATCAGATAATCCCCGCACCGAAGACCCAGAAAAAATCTTGCAAGATGTCTTAGCCGGGATTCCCGCAACTATACAGCCGACGGTAATTTGCGAGCGCGCGATCGCCATTCGCACCGCCATTCTACAAGCTAAACCCGGCGATGGGGTATTGTTGGCTGGTAAAGGTCATGAAGACTACCAAATTCTCGGCACCGAAAAAATCCATTTTGACGACCGAGAACATGCACGGGAGGCTTTACAAGCAAGAATTCAAGGTTAA
- a CDS encoding sensor histidine kinase, with protein sequence MYEWILPSLSEVLAESQSSVAECLPAKAEQQWRVSLAATEHLLLKTLTKATPDTIQGLVLAAPAPLFSQPKLTQSLKTVTFTARPFNPLALMPWKMPPVATTVDEIIPEESILPLLPADPLGSEQFCLVFTDKFRLVLVLAEHKNGKKEFSFSFEPEVVQQAWRALGARVILTNPEFFADLDVLVQKYFPVAPDYRTVVQFSQLLLRELTEPPFADTVTPTPQIPQSSHPPVPSNPHFIGTPSSSSSPQRPDVELLQAFAHEVRTPLTTIRTMTRLLLKRRDLPTSVISRLEVIDHECTEQIDRMELLFKAAELETCASVRFSGTQLTPMSLDQVLQQSIPRWQQAAKRRNLTLDVVLPQHLPTVVSNPTMLDQVLTGLMENFTRSLPPGSHIQVHVIPAGDQLKLQLSPQLQCKDASKTTTPATPPIRKALGQLLMFQPETGTISLNIAATKHLFQAIGGKLIVRQRPHYGEVLTIFLPLEVSDKHKLGLNNS encoded by the coding sequence GTGTACGAATGGATCTTGCCGAGTCTGAGCGAAGTTTTAGCCGAAAGCCAATCAAGCGTGGCTGAATGTCTACCTGCCAAAGCAGAGCAACAATGGCGCGTTAGCCTTGCAGCGACAGAACATTTGCTACTCAAAACTTTAACAAAAGCAACACCAGACACCATCCAAGGTTTAGTTTTAGCTGCACCAGCACCTCTATTTAGTCAACCAAAACTGACTCAAAGCTTAAAAACTGTAACTTTTACGGCAAGACCTTTCAACCCCTTGGCACTGATGCCATGGAAAATGCCGCCTGTTGCTACCACGGTAGATGAAATCATTCCCGAAGAATCGATACTGCCGTTACTACCTGCCGATCCTCTGGGGTCGGAGCAGTTTTGCTTGGTGTTCACTGATAAATTTAGATTAGTGCTGGTTTTAGCAGAACATAAAAACGGTAAAAAAGAGTTTTCATTTTCCTTTGAGCCAGAGGTAGTCCAGCAGGCGTGGCGAGCGTTGGGAGCGCGGGTAATACTGACCAATCCAGAATTTTTTGCCGATCTAGATGTATTGGTACAAAAGTATTTTCCAGTGGCGCCAGATTACCGCACCGTAGTTCAGTTTAGCCAGCTGTTACTTCGAGAATTAACAGAGCCGCCATTCGCAGACACGGTGACACCTACTCCCCAAATCCCCCAATCCTCCCATCCCCCCGTCCCTTCTAATCCCCACTTCATCGGCACCCCAAGTTCCTCATCTTCCCCTCAACGTCCCGATGTGGAGTTACTGCAAGCTTTTGCTCACGAAGTCCGCACCCCACTGACAACTATTCGCACGATGACTCGCCTACTGCTAAAGCGACGGGATTTACCGACTAGTGTGATCAGTCGTTTAGAAGTTATCGACCACGAGTGTACTGAGCAAATTGACCGGATGGAGTTGCTGTTTAAGGCAGCAGAACTAGAAACTTGTGCCTCGGTAAGATTTTCTGGAACTCAACTGACGCCGATGTCTCTAGATCAAGTATTGCAGCAGAGTATTCCTCGTTGGCAACAAGCGGCGAAGCGACGGAACTTGACTTTGGATGTGGTTTTACCGCAGCATTTACCAACGGTGGTGAGTAATCCCACTATGCTAGATCAGGTACTCACGGGTTTGATGGAAAATTTCACTCGCAGCTTACCACCTGGTAGCCATATTCAAGTTCATGTCATTCCTGCTGGAGACCAACTGAAGTTGCAATTATCGCCTCAACTCCAGTGCAAAGATGCAAGTAAAACTACCACACCAGCAACGCCACCAATTCGTAAAGCTTTAGGTCAATTGCTAATGTTCCAACCGGAAACGGGGACGATTAGTTTAAATATTGCTGCAACTAAGCATCTGTTTCAGGCAATTGGTGGCAAGTTGATTGTCCGCCAGCGCCCCCACTACGGGGAAGTGTTGACAATTTTCTTGCCTCTAGAGGTTAGCGATAAACATAAGCTAGGTCTTAATAACTCATAA
- a CDS encoding type I restriction endonuclease produces the protein MTQTIQAKDINLRYLIDNFGIELVLDNQFFREWQEDLPEITDLDKQLLDKVKTGYFNLLNYPPLLEDVVRMAIVEPILFIWDFYLAPFYVKSEESIDIAVPDEDVIIKGRIDTLVLQNRLWVMIIESKKASFSIEEGLAQILAYMLGNPYADQPSFGMIATGSEFIFVKLVKGNTPLYALSKGFLMRNPGNELYDVLRILKRLTQLVSD, from the coding sequence ATGACACAAACCATTCAAGCAAAGGATATCAATCTACGCTATTTAATTGATAACTTTGGTATTGAGTTGGTTTTAGATAATCAATTCTTCCGCGAATGGCAAGAAGATTTACCAGAAATTACAGATTTAGACAAACAACTTTTAGATAAGGTAAAAACAGGTTATTTCAACCTTCTTAATTACCCACCATTGCTAGAAGATGTCGTCAGAATGGCAATTGTAGAACCGATACTTTTTATTTGGGATTTTTATCTAGCTCCCTTTTATGTAAAATCTGAAGAATCTATTGACATTGCTGTACCAGATGAAGATGTAATCATCAAAGGCAGAATAGATACCTTGGTTTTACAAAACAGATTATGGGTGATGATTATTGAATCTAAAAAAGCTTCGTTTTCAATTGAAGAGGGACTCGCGCAAATTCTAGCTTATATGCTAGGAAATCCCTATGCTGATCAACCCAGTTTTGGCATGATTGCTACAGGAAGTGAGTTCATTTTTGTCAAATTAGTTAAAGGAAACACACCGCTTTATGCTTTATCAAAGGGATTTTTGATGCGAAACCCTGGAAACGAATTGTACGACGTGCTACGCATACTCAAGCGTCTGACTCAGTTGGTAAGCGATTGA
- a CDS encoding GlsB/YeaQ/YmgE family stress response membrane protein, with translation MDIIAWVVLGLLAGAIAKAIYPGYQGGGILSTMILGIIGAFVGGTVFTLIRTGTLQITAAGAGLNIPGLLVAIIGAMIAIYLWGLFRRSSNA, from the coding sequence ATGGACATTATTGCATGGGTAGTTTTAGGACTGTTGGCTGGTGCGATCGCTAAAGCTATTTATCCGGGTTATCAAGGCGGCGGCATTCTCTCAACCATGATTTTGGGCATTATCGGCGCCTTTGTTGGTGGTACTGTGTTCACGCTCATCCGAACGGGAACCTTACAAATTACGGCGGCTGGTGCTGGTTTAAATATTCCTGGTCTTCTCGTTGCTATCATTGGCGCAATGATTGCCATCTACCTCTGGGGATTGTTCAGAAGAAGCAGCAACGCCTAA
- a CDS encoding amino acid ABC transporter substrate-binding protein has product MYKNIAAALFALTLPALIPQMAHSETVMQKVARTGVLKAGTSKDALPFAYVDSQGKLTGYSVDMLGIIQQQLEKELGKKIQLKLVGLSPAERIPNIVNRQVDIVCDASSFTWERDKKVDFSVSYGVTGTQILIKKESNLGSPESLIGKRVGVLAQTTNEQAIKRTQPKAKLVYLQTRAEGFTALQQGKIDAFASDSILLEGWLQTAKNPDDFAIAPPRPYSREGIACMVPENNSKFLDSVNYSLVKFMQGFVNVNPKYVTIFDRWFGPQGAVYLNRDLRDLTVETMQLMIEFREEIPQGDL; this is encoded by the coding sequence ATGTATAAAAATATTGCTGCTGCTCTTTTCGCCTTAACGTTACCAGCACTGATACCTCAGATGGCACACTCTGAGACTGTGATGCAAAAAGTTGCCCGGACAGGGGTGCTAAAGGCTGGTACAAGTAAAGATGCCTTACCTTTTGCCTACGTTGACAGTCAGGGTAAATTAACTGGTTATTCTGTAGATATGCTGGGTATTATTCAACAACAATTAGAAAAAGAACTGGGCAAAAAAATTCAACTGAAATTAGTCGGACTTTCTCCAGCAGAACGAATTCCTAATATAGTCAACCGACAAGTTGATATTGTTTGTGATGCTAGTAGTTTCACTTGGGAACGGGACAAAAAAGTTGATTTTTCTGTCAGTTATGGGGTTACTGGTACTCAAATCTTAATCAAGAAGGAAAGTAATTTAGGTTCTCCTGAGTCTCTAATTGGTAAGCGTGTGGGTGTGCTGGCTCAAACTACCAACGAACAAGCGATCAAGCGGACACAACCGAAAGCGAAACTGGTGTATTTGCAGACTAGGGCTGAGGGATTTACTGCTTTACAACAGGGAAAAATTGACGCTTTTGCATCTGATAGCATTCTGTTGGAGGGATGGTTGCAAACAGCGAAAAATCCAGATGATTTTGCCATCGCACCGCCGCGTCCTTATTCACGAGAGGGAATTGCTTGTATGGTGCCGGAGAATAACTCGAAATTCCTCGACTCGGTGAACTATTCTTTAGTCAAGTTTATGCAAGGATTTGTCAACGTTAATCCCAAATATGTGACGATTTTTGACCGTTGGTTTGGCCCTCAAGGTGCTGTGTATCTGAATCGGGATTTACGCGACTTAACCGTAGAAACAATGCAACTGATGATCGAATTCCGCGAGGAGATTCCCCAAGGTGATTTGTAG
- a CDS encoding BON domain-containing protein: MKKLIPFLISGVLVAGVFGCQEAPKSSSENPTTTNESAQAPAKEASQTTETAAKTATEKTKPADTTAATEKTKIADTTAAKTATEKTKPADTTAATEKTKIADTTAAKTATEKTKPVVTAGSDNVKSLALGKLKDKLPGSNLVVEDKQGVVTVTGTVPTEADLKKIEPIVKQLNGVKSVKVEAKVATEKKP; encoded by the coding sequence ATGAAAAAGCTTATTCCTTTTCTAATTAGTGGCGTTCTGGTAGCTGGTGTTTTTGGTTGCCAGGAAGCTCCTAAATCTAGTTCCGAAAATCCTACCACTACCAATGAATCTGCCCAAGCACCAGCAAAAGAAGCTTCTCAGACCACTGAAACTGCTGCTAAAACTGCTACTGAAAAGACCAAACCAGCAGATACAACTGCTGCTACTGAAAAGACAAAAATAGCAGATACAACTGCTGCTAAAACTGCTACTGAAAAGACCAAACCAGCAGATACAACTGCTGCTACTGAAAAGACAAAAATAGCAGATACAACTGCTGCTAAAACTGCTACTGAAAAGACCAAACCAGTAGTAACCGCAGGATCTGACAATGTTAAAAGTTTAGCTTTGGGCAAGTTAAAGGATAAGTTACCTGGCAGCAATTTAGTAGTTGAAGATAAACAGGGTGTTGTCACTGTCACAGGAACGGTTCCCACTGAAGCAGATTTGAAGAAAATCGAACCCATCGTTAAACAACTGAACGGTGTTAAGAGCGTGAAGGTCGAAGCGAAAGTTGCAACTGAGAAAAAGCCATAA
- the acsF gene encoding magnesium-protoporphyrin IX monomethyl ester (oxidative) cyclase — protein sequence MIKSLEAPQTDLLKSGIKAPVQETLLTPRFYTTDFDAVAKMDFSAHEAELRAVVEELRADYNRHHFVRDEEFKQSWDHIQGEKRRAFIDFLERSCTSEFSGFLLFKELSRRLKESNPLLSDAFNFLARDEARHAGFLNKSMADFNLSLDLSYLTKSRTYTFFPPEWIIYTVYLSEKIGYWRYILVFRHMQAHPEYQVYPLFRKFESWCQDENRHGDFFKALLRSQPRLWNNWRSRLWVRFFLLTVFATHTMTVFERADFYEAIGIHPRKYNNQVIAETNKTAARAFPLILNTDHPEFFWRLEQCSDNNLKLIALKNSDRPKFVKFLQKIPLVMGIIWQMLKIYLMKPIDAESIRETVR from the coding sequence ATGATCAAGTCTCTGGAAGCCCCCCAGACTGATTTACTGAAGTCGGGTATTAAAGCCCCTGTTCAGGAAACATTATTAACGCCCCGGTTTTATACCACGGACTTTGATGCTGTGGCGAAGATGGATTTTTCGGCTCATGAGGCTGAGTTGCGGGCAGTAGTTGAAGAACTCAGGGCTGATTATAACCGCCACCACTTTGTGCGCGATGAGGAATTTAAGCAGTCTTGGGATCACATTCAGGGGGAAAAGCGCCGTGCATTTATTGATTTTTTAGAGCGTTCTTGTACTTCAGAATTTTCTGGTTTTCTGCTGTTTAAAGAGTTGTCACGGCGACTGAAGGAGAGCAACCCTTTGTTGTCTGATGCTTTTAATTTTCTGGCACGGGATGAAGCACGCCATGCGGGATTTCTGAATAAGTCAATGGCAGATTTTAACCTCTCCTTAGACTTAAGTTATTTAACTAAAAGTCGTACTTATACATTCTTTCCGCCAGAGTGGATTATTTACACGGTTTACCTATCGGAGAAAATTGGTTACTGGCGCTATATTTTGGTGTTCCGCCATATGCAAGCGCATCCAGAGTACCAAGTGTATCCTTTGTTCCGGAAGTTTGAGAGTTGGTGTCAGGATGAGAATCGACACGGGGATTTTTTCAAGGCACTTTTGCGATCGCAACCCCGGCTATGGAACAATTGGCGATCGCGGTTATGGGTGCGGTTCTTTCTGCTGACGGTGTTTGCTACCCACACGATGACGGTGTTTGAACGAGCGGATTTTTATGAAGCCATTGGTATTCATCCCCGCAAATACAATAACCAAGTGATTGCAGAGACGAATAAAACCGCCGCTAGGGCATTTCCGCTGATCTTAAATACAGATCACCCGGAGTTTTTCTGGCGCTTGGAGCAGTGTTCGGACAATAACCTAAAACTGATAGCCTTGAAAAATAGCGATCGCCCCAAGTTTGTCAAATTTTTGCAAAAAATCCCCCTAGTTATGGGAATCATCTGGCAAATGTTAAAGATTTACCTCATGAAACCCATTGATGCAGAATCAATCCGCGAAACAGTGCGTTAA